In the Methanofastidiosum sp. genome, CTTATCTCCTCTGAGATGTTTTTCAATCGAATATGCTAAAGCGCCCGTCAACCCTCCTATGACGATATACCACTTTCCAGGTATGAATAAAAAGGAGAGGTATGCAAATATCGCTGCAACTATCCACGGAAGCAAGCTATCTTTTCCATCATAGAAACTTGCCACCAAAGCGGTAAATATTATTATAATCACAAAATCAAGTGCAACTGAATAAGGGTCTGATATCATAAAGCCGAATGTGTGGCCTGCCAAAGTGCTGATTACCCAGAAGATAACTAGGCATATCCCTCCCCCAAAAAGAAAGTAAGGGCTTATCTTTTCTTTTTTTAATCTCGAAAGTGTAACTGCCCAGTTTTCATCTGCCACAAGGTGCATCAAGGCAGCCTTTTCAAACAGAGAACTTCCTTTGAAAAGCGGGGTAAGGGAAGCCCCAATAAGGAGATATCTCAAATTGATGGCAAAAACTGCAAAAAGCATCTCCGTTAC is a window encoding:
- a CDS encoding AzlC family ABC transporter permease, with translation MKSNFIKGFSSTVPVAISVAAYGLVLGVLAYSKGVTFFELLLMDIVTFAGSAQFLMVELWKTPLPVTEMLFAVFAINLRYLLIGASLTPLFKGSSLFEKAALMHLVADENWAVTLSRLKKEKISPYFLFGGGICLVIFWVISTLAGHTFGFMISDPYSVALDFVIIIIFTALVASFYDGKDSLLPWIVAAIFAYLSFLFIPGKWYIVIGGLTGALAYSIEKHLRGDKHE